The following are encoded together in the Zingiber officinale cultivar Zhangliang chromosome 8A, Zo_v1.1, whole genome shotgun sequence genome:
- the LOC122011806 gene encoding receptor-like serine/threonine-protein kinase SD1-8, with the protein MFSGSLCTGTSFLCRLLLIAIATFVSITNTSGIGVDTITPAHPLFDNGTTVVSAGQTFVLGFFGSGRRYVGIWYYKVSVQTVVWVANRGRPITRGRGILSLAADGTLTIVTDANSTVLWSSSSPSASGSLSSPVAQLLDDGNFVIRESGSSSSYRLWQSFDFPTDTLLPGMKLGWNLTSGLNRNLTAWTSETDPAPSGYAMGVDLDGYPEIFLWSGTTKKWRTGPWNGLRFSGIPEMKSYDRLSFDFVVHRDEVFYSFYIHDPAYISRLIVNQSGITQRLVWIEQDKQWNPFWFAPKDQCDNVSPCGPNGICNPNESPICDCLPGFHPRNPSNWDFRDGRDGCLRNTGLDCRNGTDGFTTVVGAKLPDTSRAAVDMSLSLDSCKIMCLQNCSCTAYAAANISGVGSGIGCITWTSDLTDLRVYISGGQDLYVRLAASDLDLARAESKGSRKNTYIVIAIVVLAVTIILLSCAAFVWRKKRISTSITGNNSFSEQYLNEENEGQDLELPLFDLGTITDATGNFSIANKLGEGGFGPVYKGQLGEEQEIAVKRLSKSSVQGVDEFKNEVVLIAKLQHRNLVRLLGCCIQGEEKMLIYEYMPNKSLDANLFDKARGALLDWRTRYNIIVGIARGLLYLHQDSRFRIIHRDLKASNVLLDKDMNPKISDFGMARIFGGDETEANTRKVVGTYGYMAPEYAMDGVFSVKSDVFSFGVLVIEIISGKKNRGVYNSSRQLNLLGHAWSLYKEGKILDLVDESVDYSFPITEVMRCLKIGLLCVQNRPEDRPTMSSVVLMLGSEDAVLPQPRELGFVTNRGPLESDSSTSKPESISTNHLSITIFEGR; encoded by the exons ATGTTCAGCGGCAGCCTCTGCACGGGCACTTCCTTCCTCTGCCGCCTACTCCTGATCGCTATTGCCACCTTTGTATCGATAACCAACACCAGTGGGATTGGAGTTGACACGATAACTCCCGCCCATCCACTCTTCGACAATGGCACAACCGTCGTCTCCGCCGGTCAAACCTTCGTGTTGGGCTTTTTCGGCTCCGGCAGACGGTACGTCGGCATATGGTATTACAAGGTGTCAGTCCAGACCGTCGTGTGGGTCGCAAATCGTGGCCGCCCCATCACTCGCGGCCGTGGAATCCTCTCCTTAGCCGCCGACGGAACGCTCACCATCGTCACCGACGCGAACTCCACCGTCCTCTGGTCCTCCTCGAGCCCAAGCGCGTCGGGGTCCCTGTCGAGTCCGGTGGCGCAGCTCCTCGATGATGGGAACTTCGTCATCCGGGAGTCGGGAAGCAGCAGCAGTTATAGATTGTGGCAGAGCTTCGACTTCCCGACGGACACGCTGCTCCCTGGCATGAAGCTGGGGTGGAACCTCACGAGTGGGCTAAACCGCAACCTCACGGCGTGGACAAGCGAGACCGACCCGGCACCGAGCGGATACGCGATGGGGGTGGACTTGGATGGCTACCCGGAGATATTCCTCTGGTCGGGGACGACCAAGAAGTGGCGGACGGGGCCATGGAACGGCCTCCGCTTCAGCGGCATCCCCGAAATGAAGAGCTACGATAGGCTATCCTTCGACTTCGTGGTCCACCGCGACGAGGTCTTCTACTCCTTCTACATACACGATCCGGCGTACATCTCGAGGCTGATCGTTAACCAGTCGGGCATCACGCAGCGGCTTGTGTGGATCGAGCAGGACAAACAGTGGAACCCTTTCTGGTTCGCCCCCAAGGACCAGTGCGACAACGTGTCACCGTGCGGTCCTAACGGCATCTGCAACCCCAACGAGTCGCCCATATGCGACTGCCTCCCGGGGTTCCATCCCAGGAATCCCTCGAATTGGGATTTCAGGGATGGGAGGGATGGCTGCCTGAGGAACACAGGTCTGGACTGCCGGAATGGCACCGATGGGTTCACCACCGTCGTCGGCGCGAAACTTCCGGACACATCGAGAGCCGCAGTGGACATGAGCCTCAGCCTCGACAGCTGCAAGATCATGTGCTTGCAGAATTGCTCGTGCACTGCTTATGCCGCCGCTAACATCTCCGGTGTTGGGAGTGGAATCGGCTGCATCACGTGGACTTCCGATCTGACGGATCTCAGGGTGTACATCAGCGGCGGACAGGATCTCTATGTCCGCCTTGCCGCCTCCGATCTCG ATCTCGCACGGGCCGAATCAAAAGGTTCTCGAAAGAATACTTACATTGTCATTGCCATTGTGGTGCTTGCTGTGACAATTATCCTCCTGTCCTGTGCTGCCTTTGTTTGGAGAAAGAAGAGAATTAGCACGA GTATTACAGGTAATAATTCCTTCTCAGAGCAATATCTTAATGAAGAGAATGAAGGACAGGACTTGGAGCTGCCACTCTTTGATTTAGGCACAATAACAGATGCCACCGGCAACTTCTCCATAGCTAACAAGCTCGGCGAAGGTGGCTTTGGTCCAGTATATAAG GGTCAACTGGGAGAGGAACAAGAAATAGCTGTAAAGAGGCTATCTAAAAGCTCAGTGCAAGGAGTCGACGAATTCAAGAACGAAGTGGTGCTGATTGCTAAGTTACAACATAGAAATCTTGTTCGACTTCTTGGTTGCTGcattcaaggagaagaaaaaatgCTGATCTATGAGTATATGCCCAATAAAAGTTTGGATGCTAACTTATTTG ACAAAGCAAGAGGCGCATTGTTGGATTGGAGAACACGATACAATATCATAGTAGGGATTGCACGTGGGCTTCTTTACCTCCATCAGGATTCTAGATTCAGAATTATCCATAGAGATTTGAAAGCCAGCAATGTTCTTCTAGACAAGGATATGAATCCGAAAATATCGGACTTTGGTATGGCAAGAATATTTGGTGGAGATGAAACAGAAGCGAATACTAGAAAAGTAGTTGGGACATA TGGGTATATGGCTCCTGAATATGCCATGGATGGAGTTTTTTCAGTGAAATCTGACGTTTTTAGTTTCGGCGTATTAGTTATTGAAATTATAAGCGGGAAAAAGAATAGGGGAGTTTATAACTCTTCGCGCCAATTGAATCTTCTTGGACAT GCATGGAGTCTGTATAAAGAAGGGAAAATCTTAGATTTAGTTGATGAATCAGTTGACTATTCATTTCCTATTACTGAAGTCATGAGGTGCCTAAAGATTGGTCTCTTGTGCGTCCAAAATCGACCAGAAGATCGACCAACAATGTCGTCAGTTGTGTTAATGTTGGGCAGTGAGGATGCTGTGCTACCACAACCAAGAGAACTAGGATTTGTTACTAATAGAGGTCCACTCGAGTCAGATTCATCAACCAGCAAGCCAGAATCTATATCGACCAATCATTTATCAATCACAATTTTTGAAGGTCGATAA
- the LOC122011805 gene encoding receptor-like serine/threonine-protein kinase SD1-8, whose protein sequence is MFSGSLCTGTSFLCRLLLIAIATFVSITNTSGIGVDTITPAHPLFDNGTTVVSAGQTFVLGFFGSGRRYVGIWYYKVSVQTVVWVANRGRPITRGRGILSLAADGTLTIVTDANSTVLWSSSSPSASGSLSSPVAQLLDDGNFVIRESGSSSSYRLWQSFDFPTDTLLPGMKLGWNLTSGLNRNLTAWTSETDPAPSGYAMGVDLDGYPEIFLWSGTTKKWRTGPWNGLRFSGIPEMKSYDRLSFDFVVHRDEVFYSFYIHDPAYISRLIVNQSGITQRLVWIEQDKQWNPFWFAPKDQCDNVSPCGPNGICNPNESPICDCLPGFHPRNPSNWDFRDGRDGCLRNTGLDCRNGTDGFTTVVGAKLPDTSRAAVDMSLSLDSCKIMCLQNCSCTAYSAANISGGGSGIGCITWTSDLTDLRVYISGGQDLYVRLAASDLDLARAESKGSRKNTYIVIAIAVLAVTIILLSCAAFVWRKKRISTSITGNNSFSEQYLNEENEGQDLELPLFDLGTITDATGNFSIANKLGEGGFGPVYKGQLGEEQEIAVKRLSKSSVQGVDEFKNEVVLIAKLQHRNLVRLLGCCIQGEEKMLIYEYMPNKSLDANLFDKARGALLDWRTRYNIIVGIARGLLYLHQDSRFRIIHRDLKASNVLLDKDMNPKISDFGMARIFGGDETEANTRKVVGTYGYMAPEYAMDGVFSVKSDVFSFGVLIIEIISGKKNRGIYNSSRQLNLLGHAWSLYKEGKILDLVDESVDYSFPITEVMRCLKIGLLCVQNRPEDRPTMSSVVLMLGSEDAVLPQPREPGFVTIRGPLESDSSTSKPESISTNHLSITIFEGR, encoded by the exons ATGTTCAGCGGCAGCCTCTGCACGGGCACTTCCTTCCTCTGCCGCCTACTCCTGATCGCTATTGCCACCTTTGTATCGATAACCAACACCAGTGGGATTGGAGTTGACACGATAACTCCCGCCCATCCACTCTTCGACAATGGCACAACCGTCGTTTCCGCAGGTCAAACCTTCGTGTTGGGCTTTTTCGGCTCCGGCAGACGGTACGTCGGCATATGGTATTACAAGGTGTCAGTCCAGACCGTCGTGTGGGTCGCAAATCGTGGCCGCCCCATCACTCGCGGCCGTGGAATCCTCTCCTTAGCCGCCGACGGAACGCTCACCATCGTCACCGACGCGAACTCCACCGTCCTCTGGTCCTCCTCGAGCCCAAGCGCGTCGGGGTCCCTGTCGAGTCCGGTGGCGCAGCTCCTCGATGATGGGAACTTCGTCATCCGGGAGTCGGGAAGCAGCAGCAGTTATAGATTGTGGCAGAGCTTCGACTTCCCGACGGACACGCTGCTCCCTGGCATGAAGCTGGGGTGGAACCTCACGAGTGGGCTAAACCGCAACCTCACGGCGTGGACAAGCGAGACCGACCCGGCACCGAGCGGATACGCGATGGGGGTGGACTTGGATGGCTACCCGGAGATATTCCTCTGGTCGGGGACGACCAAGAAGTGGCGGACGGGGCCATGGAACGGCCTCCGCTTCAGCGGCATCCCCGAAATGAAGAGCTACGATAGGCTATCCTTCGACTTCGTGGTCCACCGCGACGAGGTCTTCTACTCCTTCTACATACACGATCCGGCGTACATCTCGAGGCTGATCGTTAACCAGTCGGGCATCACGCAGCGGCTTGTGTGGATCGAGCAGGACAAACAGTGGAACCCTTTCTGGTTCGCCCCCAAGGACCAGTGCGACAACGTGTCACCGTGCGGTCCTAACGGCATCTGCAACCCCAACGAGTCGCCCATATGCGACTGCCTCCCGGGGTTCCATCCCAGGAATCCCTCGAATTGGGATTTCAGGGATGGGAGGGACGGCTGCCTGAGGAACACAGGCCTGGACTGCCGGAATGGCACCGATGGGTTCACCACCGTCGTCGGCGCGAAACTTCCGGACACATCGAGAGCCGCAGTGGACATGAGCCTCAGCCTCGACAGCTGCAAGATCATGTGCTTGCAGAATTGCTCGTGCACTGCTTATTCCGCCGCTAACATCTCCGGGGGTGGGAGTGGAATCGGCTGCATCACGTGGACTTCCGATCTGACGGATCTCAGGGTGTACATCAGCGGCGGACAGGATCTCTATGTCCGCCTTGCCGCCTCCGATCTCG ATCTCGCACGGGCCGAATCAAAAGGTTCTCGAAAGAATACTTACATTGTAATTGCCATTGCGGTGCTTGCTGTGACAATTATCCTCCTGTCCTGTGCTGCCTTTGTTTGGAGAAAGAAGAGAATTAGCACGA GTATTACAGGTAATAATTCCTTCTCAGAGCAATATCTTAATGAAGAGAATGAAGGACAGGACTTGGAGCTGCCACTCTTTGATTTAGGCACAATAACAGATGCCACCGGCAACTTCTCCATAGCTAACAAGCTCGGCGAAGGTGGCTTTGGTCCAGTATATAAG GGTCAACTGGGAGAGGAACAAGAAATAGCTGTAAAGAGGCTATCTAAAAGCTCAGTGCAAGGAGTCGacgaattcaagaatgaagtggtGCTGATTGCTAAGTTACAACATAGAAATCTTGTTCGACTTCTTGGTTGCTGcattcaaggagaagaaaaaatgCTGATCTATGAGTATATGCCCAATAAAAGTTTGGATGCTAACTTATTTG ACAAAGCAAGAGGCGCATTGTTGGATTGGAGAACACGATACAATATCATAGTAGGGATTGCACGTGGGCTTCTTTACCTCCATCAGGATTCTAGATTTAGAATTATCCATAGAGATTTGAAAGCCAGCAATGTTCTTCTAGACAAGGATATGAATCCGAAAATATCAGACTTTGGTATGGCAAGAATATTTGGTGGAGATGAAACAGAAGCGAATACTAGAAAAGTCGTCGGGACATA TGGGTATATGGCTCCTGAATATGCCATGGATGGAGTTTTTTCAGTGAAATCTGACGTTTTTAGTTTCGGCGTATTAATTATTGAAATTATAAGCGGGAAAAAGAATAGGGGAATTTATAACTCTTCGCGCCAATTGAATCTTCTTGGACAT GCATGGAGTCTGTATAAAGAAGGAAAAATCTTAGATTTAGTTGATGAATCAGTTGACTATTCATTTCCTATTACTGAAGTCATGAGGTGCCTAAAGATTGGTCTCTTGTGCGTCCAAAATCGACCAGAAGATCGACCAACAATGTCTTCAGTTGTGTTAATGTTGGGCAGTGAGGATGCTGTGCTACCACAACCAAGAGAACCAGGATTTGTTACTATTAGAGGTCCACTCGAGTCAGATTCATCAACCAGCAAGCCAGAATCTATATCGACCAATCATTTATCAATCACAATTTTTGAAGGTCGATAA